Proteins from a genomic interval of Flammeovirgaceae bacterium SG7u.111:
- a CDS encoding DUF4974 domain-containing protein, translating to MDINTIIAKVFTGEATDEELRQLDAYLQENPAEAKSLNFIKALKGKGDLSITGFSHQETFDELTQHVNTPSEKKVKKLDFKPYLRIAASILLVIAGVAIFNSYQNTPTEIITSPQEWVRATKSGEKRNFFLPDGSNVWLNAESEVRFSASFGQDSIRLVYLKGEGYFNVAKDAEHPFIVRTDYLDVTALGTEFNVNAYDEEHHGKVALAEGRVKVEPNRKGTSCKEAFLDAGQSAQLDMELSKITKAELDGEEDYCWTKKIISFNQANINHILKTLTRWYGVEFTVSGKLPDNWRFKGEFHNESLDNVLKSIGFSQNFSYQIKGKKVELKF from the coding sequence ATGGATATAAATACAATCATAGCTAAGGTATTTACGGGAGAAGCTACAGACGAAGAACTACGTCAGTTAGATGCCTATTTACAAGAAAATCCTGCTGAGGCAAAGTCACTAAACTTTATTAAAGCCCTTAAGGGAAAAGGTGATTTGAGTATCACTGGTTTTTCTCATCAGGAAACTTTTGACGAGCTTACTCAGCATGTAAATACCCCTTCAGAGAAGAAAGTTAAAAAACTTGATTTCAAACCCTACCTCCGAATAGCCGCCTCTATTTTGTTAGTAATAGCGGGTGTTGCAATTTTCAATTCCTATCAAAATACCCCAACCGAAATCATTACATCACCTCAAGAGTGGGTGAGAGCTACTAAATCAGGAGAAAAGAGAAACTTTTTCTTGCCTGATGGTTCCAATGTTTGGCTTAATGCCGAGTCGGAAGTGCGTTTTTCGGCATCTTTTGGCCAAGACAGTATCCGTCTTGTATACCTCAAAGGGGAGGGCTATTTCAACGTTGCAAAAGATGCGGAGCACCCTTTTATTGTTCGAACCGATTATCTCGATGTTACAGCCTTGGGTACAGAGTTTAACGTGAATGCCTACGATGAAGAGCATCACGGCAAGGTTGCTTTAGCCGAAGGAAGGGTAAAAGTAGAGCCAAACAGGAAGGGTACTTCTTGCAAGGAAGCTTTTTTGGATGCAGGTCAGTCGGCCCAACTTGATATGGAGCTTAGCAAAATTACTAAAGCGGAGCTTGATGGGGAGGAGGATTATTGCTGGACTAAGAAAATAATATCCTTTAACCAAGCCAATATCAACCATATTTTAAAAACGCTTACCCGCTGGTATGGTGTAGAGTTTACCGTTTCGGGAAAGCTGCCAGATAATTGGAGGTTCAAAGGAGAGTTTCATAATGAAAGTCTCGATAATGTATTAAAGTCAATAGGGTTTAGTCAAAACTTCTCTTACCAGATAAAAGGTAAGAAGGTCGAACTGAAATTTTAA
- a CDS encoding RNA polymerase sigma-70 factor, which produces MENSKVYLSDLLNKLVEGKDERARKELFVLFYQRLVAFAYTFIKSIETAKDIVSEVFTKIYTNPQKLAGVKDLEPYLLRAVKNSSLNYLKSSACKNKVDIEDDDYFISFLWEYRTPESTYGFNELQSLVEQTVNGFPHRRKMIYHLIVDRGMKYNEVAELLDISSKTVNNQLVTAVKTLREKVSSYMKEEIAISG; this is translated from the coding sequence ATGGAAAATTCAAAGGTTTATTTAAGCGACTTGCTTAATAAATTGGTAGAAGGTAAGGATGAGCGTGCCCGAAAAGAACTGTTTGTCCTGTTTTATCAAAGGTTAGTAGCCTTTGCATATACGTTCATAAAATCGATAGAGACTGCAAAAGACATTGTTTCTGAGGTTTTTACCAAGATATACACCAACCCCCAAAAGTTAGCAGGAGTAAAAGATTTAGAGCCCTATTTGCTTCGAGCCGTAAAAAACAGTTCCCTCAACTATTTGAAAAGCAGTGCCTGTAAAAACAAAGTTGACATAGAAGATGATGATTATTTTATTAGCTTTTTATGGGAGTATCGGACTCCCGAGTCTACCTATGGGTTCAACGAGCTACAAAGCCTGGTAGAGCAGACTGTCAATGGATTTCCCCACCGCCGAAAAATGATCTATCACCTTATTGTAGATAGAGGAATGAAATATAATGAAGTAGCCGAGTTACTCGATATTTCTTCAAAAACAGTTAATAACCAGCTGGTTACGGCTGTAAAAACCCTTCGTGAAAAAGTTTCTTCTTATATGAAAGAAGAAATTGCGATTTCCGGATAG